The genomic segment CAAGCTGGTCAAGGCGGTGGGCCGATTTTCCTCGCGCTATCCAAGGGGTTATGATCGCGCTCACAGTTGGCCTGTGACGATTTTCACTGGGGGCGGTAGTTGAACATGCTGGTCAGGACGGTGTGATGGCATCTCAGTCATTCCGGGCGCGATCCGCGTCGCAGCCGTCGCATTGGTATGCCACGTCTGCGACCTGTAACCGTTCGTACATGCTGGCCGCCTTGAGGGCCGGCGTCATCGCCCTGGTACTGCTGGGCATCCTCGCGCTGATCGTTCTGTTCTGAGTTCGCCGGCAGTTCGCTCGACCCCTCCCCGATTTCCCTCGCGTTAGCACTCGTGTCCTCTTGCGTGCCACCTATGGGGTGCCGCATCCTGAATCGAACCGACCCACTGTCGAGTCGCACTGGCATACCGAGTGTCGTGGAGGCGAGATGGAAACTGGTTCCGGGCGTTCGATCGAGATCGCTCCCTTTCATTCTCGTGGCGCCCTCAAGGGCTTCGTGGTCTCCGGCCGCTGGCCTAACTCGACAAAAGAGTGGGCCCAGCTCCTGATGGTCGCGGTGCGCGTCGCATCGCTGCCCGGATTGCTTTCCACCACAACCATTTTCGGCGTTCGCGAAGAACTGCCTGACAAGCCGCAACCGGGGACAGTCGGCCTCGTCCTCGCCGAGGGCACCGTGGTCGGTGAATCAGCCGTGCCGCCAGGGCATTTCGCCGACCGGCAGCCGCCGGCACTTCTGATGCTGCACCCACCGTCGGAAACCACCCCTTCACTGCCGGAATGCTCTGGCGCCGCCTCGGGTTGCGTTCTGCTGCCGGGCATTCCGCATCTGGGACTGGAGCACCGCGCGGCGTGGGTCGAGGCCGAATCGGACGGCACGATCACCGGCATGGTCAGCCGGGTCGGCGTCGACCCGATCAGCCATCCCGACACCGCGATCCTGGCGATGCTGCTGGCCGCCTAGCGATTGTGAGGGTGCCCGAACTTTCAGCAGTGGTGCCCCAAAGTTATTGCTGCGGTTCAGCTTTCGCCGATCACGAGTTGCGGGCGACGCGAAGGTGCACGTAGAGTAGGCGCCAGCGAAGGGGAGTAGCCCCCAATCGGACAATCGACATACTGGCCTGGTGCGCGTTGCCGGGCCCGGTTGTTCGGCCGGAGTGATTCCGGTGGGCGAGACCTTCGGCCGTTAGACCGTTAGTGGTTGTCGGCCGGAGGCATCTGTACCGCCCCTGACGACAGCCACCCGATCGAGGAGTTTCGGGTGCTCGCCGCGCTGATCCTGAGTTTCGCCGTCATCTTCGTCGCCGAGTTGGGCGACAAGTCACAGCTGATGGCGATGACGTTCGCACTGCGCCACCGCTGGTGGGTCGTGCTGAGCGGCATCACCGTCGCGACCACGGCGGTACACCTCATCTCGGTCGCCGTCGGCCACTACCTCGGCGCGGCGCTGCCGACACACCTGCTTGGCATCCTGGCCGGCGTCGCCTTCGTCTTGTTCGGCCTGTGGACGCTGCGCGGCGACTCCCTGTCCGATGACGAGGCCAGCAAGGCGCAGCGCAACACGGCACCGGCGTTCTTCGCCGTGACCTCGGCGTTCCTCCTGGCTGAGCTCGGTGACAAGACGATGCTCGCGACGATCACGCTGGCTGCTGACAATGACTGGGTCGGGGTCTGGATCGGATCCACCATCGGCATGGTGGCCGCCGACGCGCTGGCGATCGCGGTGGGCGCACTGGCAGGCAAGCATCTTCCGGAGCGGTTCATTCAGGTGGCCGCCGCCGCACTGTTCCTCGTGTTCGGTGTGTCGATGCTCATCGAAGGCGCGTTCCCCGCCGCGTCGGCCGTCGTCATCGGCGCAGTCTCGCTCGCAGTCGTCGTGCTGATCGCGGCACTCCTGCGGGCGCTGCCGCCCCGCCTGCGACCCGCGGTCCTGCGTCCGACGCCGGCGGCCACACATGCGCCCGACGGCTCCCCCACGGCGGCGTCATCGGTGGTCGGCGCCGAGCGCGGCCACGGATCGGCGCCGCAGCCGCCCGGCGAGCCGACATAACCGCACTTACAGCAAAGTGGATTTTGGCAAGCCGCCGCCACAGGCTCGGTTGCTCAGGGTACTCTCAGGTTCTTGCCCGAGCGATTATCGATCACGCTCTGTGCCAGGATGGGCCCGACCATGTGTTTCTTTGCCTCAGCGCATGCTCCGAGCGGGTCCCCCACCTCGGAAATCATCCGCACCAACTGTTTGCCGATTGCGCGAAAAACCACGCGTGCGTCAATTATCTAGTAGTTTGCACTTGGTTGTCGGGGGATGTGTCGCTACGATGATCAGCAAATATGCCAACGCAAACGACCGCTCTTCCGCATGTGGAGGTCAAGAAAATGAGCACGACGTTCTCGGCGCGACTGAATCGCCTGTTCGACACGGTGTATCCGCCAGGCCGGGGTCCTCATACCTCCGCGGAAGTGATCGCCGCGTTGAAGTCTGAGGGCATCACCATGTCGGCTCCGTATCTGTCTCAGCTGCGTTCAGGCAACCGGACGAACCCGTCGGCCACCACCATGACGGCGCTTGCCAACTTCTTCCGGATCAAGCCGGCCTACTTCACCGATGATGAGTACTACGAGAAGCTCGATAAGGAACTCACCTGGCTCGCCAACATGCGCGACGAGGGTGTGCGCCGCATTGCCGCGCGCACCGTGGGGCTCTCGCCGGAAGCCCAGCAGGACATCGTCACCAAGGTCGACGAGCTGCGTCGTCGGGAACACCTCGACGATTAGCCCGCCGGCTCCGGCGCGGGCCTTTCGGCAACGTTAGATTTCTTTCACAGCGCAACGGACGGCTTGCGCTGATCCAACGCGCGGTACTGCCGTGCGATCTCGAGGATCCATTCCCGGTCCGAATAGCTTTCGGGCTGCCCGAGCCAGCTCATGCCGGGGAACTGTCCCTGACCGGCCGGCTGCGCTACGCGCGGGGTGCGCCGCCCGGCGTGGATCCACTTCGCGATCACCATCGCCTGGGCGTCGGGGCTGACGCCGGTGCGCTGAAGGTCGGGCAGCACGTCCACCGCGGTGCCGTCCGCCCCGCCGGCACGTAGATGCTCGGCCATCGTGGCCTCCATGTACAACGCGTCAGAGATCAGGGACAACCGCTCGGCGACCCGGAAAACCAGCGGGCCGCGGGGCCGTTCGCCGATCCCTACTTCCGGCTGACGCCGCTCGAGTTCGGTCAGCAGCGGGTCGATGAGACGCAGTTCGCGTCGCCCGCCGAACCAGTCCTCGATCGCGGGCAGCAGCGATCCCGCCGCGACGATCGCCATCGCCGCGCCCAGCAGCGTCGCCGCCGTACCCACCCCCACCAGATGCGAGGTGCCCACGGCGCGGATCAGGAAGAACGCCGTGGCGGCGACCAACAGTGCGACGCCGAGGGTGAACACGAACAGCGCGCGCCCGCGGCGGGTCCGGTTGGAATGGCGCATGCCCGCCCACAACACCAATGTGAAGGCCAGCATCACGTAGAGCAGCGGCAGCAACCACGGCAGCGACGTGTTGGTCGAGCCGAGGTTGCGACGCAGATACTCCTCGGGTGACATCTCCGGCTGCTGACCGGACAGGAAGAACAAGACCAGGCTGCCGACTCCGATCACCGCGGCGACGGTGTACTGGGCCGCGGCGATCCGGCGGATGGCGGCGGGGCTCCGGGTCGACGCGACGCTGGTGATCATCACGCAGCTGCCTGCCGCGCAGCCGATCAGAGCGACCTGACTCAGCCCGATCGAGATGTTGGACCAGTGCAGCGCGCTGTCGATCAACAGCGTCAGCGGCGGCCAGTTCAGCGCGGCGACCGCGGCCAGGCTGCCCAGGGCGAGGATCATCGCCGAGCTGACCACCGACTGCTTGTTGACCAACGCCCACCCGATGCGCAGCCCGGTGGCCATTCCCAGCAGACCGGCGATCACCCAGACGATCAACCAAACGCCTCTCCGAGGCGGACTTGCACGATCGACGACCGATCCGACGGCGAGCGGCCCAGCCGGTACAGCAGCAGTGCGGCGAAGTCCTCGGCCTCCTGCTCGATGTCCTCTCCCCCGGGCCCCATACATCCGGTGCGCTGGTTAAGCATGTAGCCGATCAGGTCGTCGCTCGCCAGCTCGGCGACGTCACGCGCAGCTTCGGCGACCGGAATGCCGTAATGACCGAGCACCAGATGGCCGAGCTCGTGGGCCAGCGTGCGGTCCCAGGTCGGCAGGCCGTTCTGGATGAGAAAGACGTCGTGGTCTTCGTATTGGCGCCACTGGCCGCACACGCCGGCGGGCAGGTCGGCCATCGTGACCTCGATCGGGCGGTCCCGGTCCGCGCTGACGGCGGCCACCAACCGGGTCAGGGAGATCTCCCCGTGACGGGGCGCAAGGTCGAGCACGTCGTTGACCGCAGTCGTGACCCGACGGCTGGCCGACATCTTGTCCCCTTCCCCGACGGCCGGTGGCGATGCGAACTGCGCTACTGCATGAACCGCGTCGTCCCGGCGGCGCGCACGAGGTGGCCGGCCTTCGCTTGGCGGTACCCGAGAAATCCTCCGAGACCGGTCAGGGCGAGGAGGCCGGCAAAACCAGGTAGGGCCACCGCCGCGACCTCGCCGATCTTGGCATCTTGGAGGTATTTCGGATAGCCCACCCTAGACGACGGCGGCATTTCTGTACCGGCTCCGGCGGACGTCGCCGGCGGACGTTCGCGCGTCGGCGACGATTCCCGGGCGGGTCCGTTTCGCGGGCCCGGCTCGGCGCCCGGACCGAGCGGGCGCATCGGCGCCTCGACCGGTGGCAGCCCGATCAGCGGCGGCATCGTGATCGGCGGCACCACGATGCCGGTGGGACCGACCGCGCCGGTCGACGCACCGACCACCGGTGGCTCACCCGGCTCACCCGGCTCACCGGGCGGCGGAACCGTCCGCGGCGCAGCATCGATGAGTCCCCCGCTGCCGCCTCCGCCACCGGCCACCTCCGGTGGAGGGGCGATCCGCGCGGTCTGCGGCGGCGCGGGCACGCCGACACCGTCACCGATCGCGGCCCGCGGCCAATGCAACGGTGGCAGTGGCGGTAGCGGCGGCAGCACGATCGGCGGGAAGTGCGGCAACGGCAGACACGGCCACGCCGGATCCTCCCCGCCCGGATCCGGCCAGTCGGGATGACTGGGATGCCAAGCGCCGGAAGGCGTTTCGTCAGCCGAGTCGGCCGACCGGCGCGGGCCGCTCGCCACACCGCTATCCGGCCGGACCGTGCCCGGGGAGGTGTCCTCAGTGCGGGGCTTGTGCGGGCCGTTGCGGCGTCGCCTGCCTTCCCGCTTGTCATTCGGCGAGTCGTAGCTACCCGGGTCGCCGTGCGCACCCTGCCCGCCGTCGCTGTTACCAATCGTGCCGGGACTGGCATCGGCCGGCGCGGCCACGAGCATGGTCGCGCCGCCGCAGAGCAAACCACACGCGATCACCCAGCTAATCGCTGCGGCACTCATCGGCGAGCGGTTCACGACGTTCCTCGAGTTAGCGGCGCAAGTCGGTGCCGCATCGGACGGTTCGGGGATCATTGTGGCATATCCGCAGGTCGTGATAGGCCCCGTTGAGCCGGGCGATAGGGTTAGCTGACCCGGTCGCGAGCCTGTCTCGCCGATCGCCGACGACCTACTCGGGAGGCATCAGGTATGGGCCTGTTCACCAAGCGCAAAAGCCGTGCGACGCGTCGCGCGGAGGCTCGGGCGATCAAGGCGCGCGCCAAGCTCGAGGCCAAGCTGTCGGCCCGCAACGAGGTCAAGCGCATCAAGGCCGCCGAGCGCTCCGAGAACAAGGTGCTCAAGGCTCAGCTGAAGGCCGCCCGAGAGTCCGACCGGGCCGCGGTCAAGGTTGCCGAGGCGCAACTGAAGGCGGTCCGCGAGGGCAAACTCCTGTCACCCACCCGGGTGCGGCGGGCCCTGACCGTCTCCCGGCTGCTGGCCCCGGTCGTGGTCCCGGTGGCGTACCGCGCCGCGATCGCAGCACGCGGAATCATCGACGAACGGCGTGCCGACCGTCTCGGCGTACCGCTGAGCCAGCTGGGGCAGTTCTCCGGTCAGGGCGGCCAGCTATCCGCGCGGATCGCCGGCGCGGAGAACTCACTGCGACTGGTGGCCGAGAAGAAACCCAAGGATGCCGAGACCAAGCAGTTCGTCGCCGCGATCACCGAACGACTGAACGCCCTGTCGGCGGCCATCCCCGCCGCGGAGAACATGCCGGGGCAACGCCGCCGCGACGCGCACGCCGCGATCGCCGAGCAGCTCGACGGAATCGACGCCGATCTGATGGCGCGCCTCGGCGTGCTGTGATGGCCGGCCATCGCGCACCGGCTCGTGCGCTGAGCCTGGCGGCGCTACTCACCCTGGGATCCTGGACGGTCGCGGCCACGGCCGGCGCGCACGTCCACGTCAACGCCGATCACGCCGTACGCGGCGACTATGCACTGGTCACGTTCCAGGTGCCCAATGAGAGCGAAAAAGGCGTTCCGACAACCAAAGTCACGATCACGCTGCCCAACGTCGCGTCGGCGAGCACCGATGTGATGGCCGGGTGGACCGCCGCCCTCGACCGCGATCCGGCAAGCGGTGCGTATCGGTCCGTCACCTTCACCGCGATCCCCAATGCCGGCATCGGCGCCACCCAGTTCGAGTTGTTCCCCCTGTCGATCAAATTGCCCGACGCCGATTCGGTGTCGTTTCCGGTGACGCAGACCTACGCCGACGGCACGAAAGTGAACTGGGACCAGCCGCCGCTGCCCGGTGGCGGCGAGCCCGAGTACCCGGCCCCGGTGTTGCCGTTGACGGCCGGACCGCACGAGCCGGAAGAACACCACGCGACTCCGCCGGCAACCGCGGCGCCCTCGGTCAGCGCCGCGCCGACGGCCGACGCGCAGCCCCCCGCGAACGGCGGCCCCGACAACACCGCCCGAGCCCTGGCCGGCGGTGCGCTCCTGGTGGCCGCGATCGGCGTCGGCGTCGCGCTGGCCCGCCGGCGGACATGACCACGCTGCGGCGGATGCTGACCACGGTGCTGTTGATGTCCGCAATGGCACTGGGCGGGACGGCTGTGGCCTGGGCGCATGCGGTGCGGGTGGCCGCCGACCCATCGCCCGACGCCACCCTGAGCACTGCACCGGCGCGGGTCAGCGCCACGTTCAACGAGCAGCTGCAGACCGATTTCGCCGCGATGACCGTGGTGGGTCCCGACGGCAATCTGTGGTCGGACGGGGCACCGCAAGTGCAGGGCGCGGTGGTCAGTGTCGGCATGCGTCCGCTCGGCCCGGCCGGGTCGTACACCGTCAATTACCGGGTGACATCGACCGACGGCCACGTCGTGTCCGGATCGTGGGCGTTCACCATGACCGCCCCGGGCAGCGGCACACCCGGACCGTCGGCCTCGGCGTCGGCCCCGGCCGCCGAGCGGGCGCTGCCGGTGTGGCCGTTCATCGTCGGCGCCGCAGCGGTGATCGGCATCGGCCTCATCTGGTCGCGACGTCGCCGTTCGTGACCCTGGCATGATGGGTGCCACTGCCGGCGACGAGAGATTGCAAAGGAGCGCAGCTAATGGCAGATGAGCAGGCCCGGCCCGACGAGGGTCGCGATGCCACGCCGCCGGGGCCGCCGCCTCCGGAGAAGGCCGTTGCCAAGAAGCAGCCGGCCAAAAAGGCGCCGGCCAAGAAGGCTGTAAAGAAGACTCCCGCCAAGAAGGCCCCCGCGAAGGCCGGCGAGGCCGCGAAGAAGGCCCCGGCCAAGAAGGCGCCGGCCAAGAAGGTCACGCCGGCGCCGCCCGCCGCACCCGCCGCGCTGGCCGCAGGCAACGGCTCTCCGCCAGTGGCCGAGGGTGCCCGCGCGGCCGCGGCCAGCGCCAAGGCCTCGGTCGAGCAGGCCGCCGATCCGGTCTCCACCCCGGCGATCGTGCCGGCTCCGCAGCCCTCGCGTTCCCCGTTGCCGTTCGCGATCGCCTTCGCCGCGACCGTGCTGATCGCTCTGCTCGTGCGCCGGTGGCGCGCCAGGAACGCCGAGTGAGCATGGCCGTCACGTTCCGCCCCACCGCCGACCTGGTCGACGAGATCGGCGCCGACGTCCGCAGTTGCGATGTGCAATTCCGCCAGTTCGGCGCCCGCACCGAGTTCGCCGGACAGATCAGCACCGTGCGGTGCTTTCAGGACAATGCGCTGCTGAAGTCGGTGCTCTCCGAGCCCGGCGACAGTCGGGTCCTGGTGATCGATGGCGACGCCTCGGTGCACACCGCCCTGGTCGGCGATGTGATCGCCGAGCTGGGGCGCTCCAACGGCTGGGCGGGGCTCATCGTGCATGGCGCGGTGCGCGACGCATCGACGCTGCGCACCCTTGAGATCGGCATCAAGGCGCTGGGCACCAATCCGCGCAAGAGCACCAAGACCGGCGATGGCGAGCGTGATGTTCCGGTCGGCTTCGGCGGCGTCACCTTCGTGCCCGGCGACATCGCCTACAGTGACGACGACGGGATCGTCGTCACCGCAGCGGACTAAACACCTACTGCGACACGGTTTTTGGTGAAGCTCAGCGCTTCGTCGTCAACCTTGCCGTGCCGGATCAGCCGTAGGTCCAGCAGGTAATTCTGCTTGAGCCGCCACGGCGCCCGCGAGCCTGCTTTGGGCAGCCGGTCCAGCGCGCGCAGCACGTAGCCGGGCGTGAAGTCCATCAGCGGGCGCTCCTCGATATCGGCCGACGGCTGGGTGGGGGCGACCCGGTCGTAGCCCCGAGCATCCATGTAGTTGAGGACGCGGCAGACGAATTCGGAGACCAGGTCGGCCTTCAACGTCCACGACGCGTTGGTGTAGCCGATGGTGAACGCCATGTTCGGCACACCGGAGAGCATCATGCCCTTGTAGGCCATCGTGGTGTTCAGGTCCAGCGGCTCACCGTCTTTGGCGATCTCGGCGCCGCCGAACAGTTGCAGGTTCAAACCCGTTGCGGTGACGATGATGTCGGCGTCCAACTCCCGGCCCGAGGCGAGTTTGATGCCCGTCGCGGTGAAACGCTCGATGGTGTCGGTGACCACCTCGGCCTGGCCCTTACGAATCGTGCGGAACAGATCACCGTTGGGCGCCAGGCACAGTCGCTCGTCCCACACCCGATAGCTCGGCCCGAAGTGCTTGTTGACGTCGTAGCCCTCGGGCAGCCGGCGCTGGGCCATCGTCATCAGTTGCTTGCGCATGAAGTTGGGGAATCGCCGCGCCAACCGGTACTGCGCGGACTGGAAAATGATGCTCTTCCACCGGTTGGCCACGTAGGCCGGTTTGGCGGGAAGGAGCTTGTTCATCCGCACCGCGAACGGATCGACGTCGGGCAGCGAGCCGATGTAGGTCGGTGAGCGCTGCAGCATCGTGACGTGCCCAACACCCGAATTAGCAAGGGCGGGAATGAGAGTCACGGCCGTCGCGCCGCTGCCGATGACCACGACGCGCTTGCCGGCGTAGTCCAGATCCTCCGGCCAATGTTGCGGGTGCACGATTGTGCCGGTGAAGTCGTCGGCGCCGGGGAACTCCGGCGAGTAGCCCTCGTCGTAGTTGTAGTAACCGCTGCAGGCGAACAGGAATGAACAGGTGATGTCCTTCTGCTCACCGTCGGCTTCGACGCGGACGGTCCACTGGTTGTCGGCGGTCGACCACTCGGCACGGACCACCCGGTGGCCGTAACGGATGTGCTTGTCGATGCCGTACTCGCGCACCGTGTCTTTGAGGTACGCCATGATCGACGGCCCGTCGGCGATCGCCTTCTCCGACGTCCACGGCTTGAACCGGAATCCCAGGGTGAACATGTCGGAGTCCGAGCGGATACCGGGGTACTTGAACAGGTCCCAGGTGCCGCCGAGATTCTCGCGGCGCTCCAGCATCAGGAAGCTCTTCGACGGGCAGCGGTCCTGCAGGTGCCAGGCGGCGCTGATGCCGGAGATGCCGGCTCCCACGATCACTACATCGACGTGTTCTGTCATGGCGGCGACGTTATCAACACCGTGTTGAATAGGTCAACACTCTGTCGAGAAAATCAACACCCTGTAAAGTGGAGCCCGTGCCAGCTGTCAGCCCGGCCCGCGCCCGCGGGCGTCGTGCCACCCGCCCGTCCGGCGACGATCGCGAAGCGGCCATCCTGCGCACGCTGGAGGAGATGCTCGCCGAGCGGCCGTTCGCCGAGATCTCGGTGGACGACCTCGCCAAGGGCGCCGGCCTGTCACGCCCGACGTTCTACTTCTACTTCGCCTCCAAGGACGCGGTGCTCGCGCGACTGTTCGCCCAAGCCATCACCGCCTCGGGCGCTGGACAGCAGCAGAGCCCCGATGTGCCCGAGGACCCGCAGGGGGCCTGGCACGACGGCATCTATGCCTTCTTCGACGCACTGCGGCCGCACCGGGCGGTACTGCTCGCCGGCCTGGGCGCCATGGCCACCAACGCCGAATTGAAAGAGATGTGGTCGGCGTACATGTCGAGTTGGGTCGACTACACATCCGCCTTGATCACCCGGGAACGGGAGCGGGGTGCGGCACCTGACACCATCCCGGCCCACGATCTGGCGACGGCACTGAACCTGATGAACGAGCGGGTCCTGTTCGCCGCCCAGCTCACCCAGAAACCCACGCTGCCGGAGGAAGCCGCGCTCGAGGCGCTGGCCCACATCTGGATCACCAGCATCTACGGCGGGGTGTCGGCGTCGGTTTGATTCCGGCTTGGCATATTGAATTCGCCGCCCACGCGGCTGGCCCTAGTCTTGCGGGGTGTCCGAGCCACACCCGAGCAGGGGTGCCACCGTTGGCAAGCTTGCGTTGTACTGCCTGCTGGCCGGTGTCCTGGTGGCGGCCATGCTGTTTCCGCTCGCCGGTGGGGTGGGCATCGTCGTCAACCACGCCTCCGACGTGGCCGCGCAGGATTCCGCCGACCTGATGACGGGCGAGGTGCCCACCGTCACCACGATGGTGGACACCGCCGGTAACCCGATCGCCTGGATCTATGCGCAGCGCCGGTGGCCGGTGACCAGCGACCGGATCGCCGACACGATGAAGCTGGCGATCGTCTCGATCGAGGACAAGCGTTTCGCCGACCACAACGGCGTCGACGTACAGGGCACCCTGACCGGCCTGATCGGCTATCTCAGGGGCGACCTCGACACCCGGGGTGGCTCGACGATCGAGCAGCAGTACGTCAAGAACTACAACCTGTTGGTCAACGCCCAGACCGACGCCGAGCGGCGGGCGGCCGTCGAGACGACGCCGGCGCGCAAACTGCGCGAGATCCGGATGGCCCTGGCGCTGGACAAGGCGATCTCCAAACCGGAGATCCTGACCCGATATCTGAACCTGGTGTACTTCGGCAACGGCGCCTACGGGGTGCAGGACGCGGCGAAGACGTACTTCGGCATCAATTCGACCGACCTGAACTGGCAGCAGGCCGCGCTGTTGGCCGGGATCGTGCAGTCGACGAGTGCGCTGAACCCGTACACCAACCCCGAGGCCGCGCTCGCACGTCGCAACGTCGTCCTCGACACGATGATCGAGAACCTGCCGGACCGGGCCGACGAACTGCGCGCCGCCCGCCAGCAGCCGCTGGGCATCCTGCCGCAGCCGAACTCGCTGCCGCAGGGCTGCATCGCCGCCGGGGACCGCGGTTTTTTCTGTGACTACGTGCTGCAGTATCTGGCCCGCGCGGGGCTGTCCAAAGATGACGTCGCACGCAACGGCTACCTCATCCGCACGACCCTGGACCCTAACGTCCAGAACAGCGTGAAGAAGGCGATCGACACCGTCGCCAGCCCGACGCTCGACGGCGTGGCCAGCGTGATGAGTGTCATCCAGCCCGGCAAGACCAGCCACAAACTGCTCGCCATGGGCGACAACCGCGGGTACGGCCTGCAGCTCGACGCCGGCCAGACTGTTCAGCCGCAGCCCTTCTCGCTGGCCGGTGACGGCGCCGGTTCGATCTTCAAAATCTTCACCACCGCCGCCGCCCTCGAGATGGGGATGGGCATCAACGCTCAGCTCGATGTGCCGGGCTCGTTTCAGGGCAAGGGTTTGGGCAGCAGCAACACGCCGGGTTGCCCAAAGGAGACCTGGTGTGTGAAGAACGCCGGAAACTACCGCAGCCCGATGAGCGTGACAGATGCGCTGGCGCAGTCACCCAACACCGCGTTCGCCAAATTGATCCAGCAGATCGGTGTCACCCGCGCAGTGGACATGGCGGTCCGGCTGGGGCTGCGCTCCTACGCCGAACCCGGCACGGCGCGCGCCTACCAGCCGGACAGCAACGAGAGCTTGGCCGACTTCGTCAAGCGCCAGAACCTCGGTTCGTTCACGCTGGGGCCGTTCGAGCTGAATGCGCTCGAATTGTCAAATGTGGCAGCTACTTTGGCATCAGGCGGGATGTGGTGCCCGCCGAGCCCGGTGGACAAGATCTTCGACCGGAACGGCCGTGAGGTGGCCGTGGAGACCCAGGCCTGCGAGCAGGTGGTACCCGAGGGACTGGCCAACACTCTGGCCAACGCGCTGTCCAAGGACTCCACCGGCGGCACGGCGGCCGGTTCGGCCGGCTCGGTCGGCTGGGCCCTACCGATGTCGGGCAAGACCGGCACCACCGAATCGCACCGCTCCTCAGGCTTTTTGGGCTTCACCAACCAGTACGCCGCGGCCAACTACATCTTCGACGACTCCACCAATCCTGGTGGCCTGTGCTCGTTCCCGTTGCGCAAGTGCGGGTACGGCAACCTGTACGGTGGCAACGAGCCGGCCCGGACATGGTTTCTGGCGATGAAACCGGTCGCGACGGACTTCGGCCCCATTGCCTTGCCGCCCACCGACAAGCGTTATGTCGACGGCGGCGCGGGCAGCACCGTGCCCAGCGTGACCGGCCTGAGCTTCGACGCCGCGCGGAAACGCTTGCGTGACGCCGGATTCCAGGTCGCCGACCTGCCCACTCCGGTCAACAGCTTCTCATCGAGAGGATCAGTCGTCGGCACCACGCCGTCGGGCAAGAC from the Mycolicibacterium crocinum genome contains:
- the ponA2 gene encoding transglycosylase/D,D-transpeptidase PonA2; the protein is MSEPHPSRGATVGKLALYCLLAGVLVAAMLFPLAGGVGIVVNHASDVAAQDSADLMTGEVPTVTTMVDTAGNPIAWIYAQRRWPVTSDRIADTMKLAIVSIEDKRFADHNGVDVQGTLTGLIGYLRGDLDTRGGSTIEQQYVKNYNLLVNAQTDAERRAAVETTPARKLREIRMALALDKAISKPEILTRYLNLVYFGNGAYGVQDAAKTYFGINSTDLNWQQAALLAGIVQSTSALNPYTNPEAALARRNVVLDTMIENLPDRADELRAARQQPLGILPQPNSLPQGCIAAGDRGFFCDYVLQYLARAGLSKDDVARNGYLIRTTLDPNVQNSVKKAIDTVASPTLDGVASVMSVIQPGKTSHKLLAMGDNRGYGLQLDAGQTVQPQPFSLAGDGAGSIFKIFTTAAALEMGMGINAQLDVPGSFQGKGLGSSNTPGCPKETWCVKNAGNYRSPMSVTDALAQSPNTAFAKLIQQIGVTRAVDMAVRLGLRSYAEPGTARAYQPDSNESLADFVKRQNLGSFTLGPFELNALELSNVAATLASGGMWCPPSPVDKIFDRNGREVAVETQACEQVVPEGLANTLANALSKDSTGGTAAGSAGSVGWALPMSGKTGTTESHRSSGFLGFTNQYAAANYIFDDSTNPGGLCSFPLRKCGYGNLYGGNEPARTWFLAMKPVATDFGPIALPPTDKRYVDGGAGSTVPSVTGLSFDAARKRLRDAGFQVADLPTPVNSFSSRGSVVGTTPSGKTIPGSIITINTSNGIPPAPPPDLAPEPPPPPPDAPPPDVNVINIPGLPPITLPMFPPPAPPPPPAPEPPPPPPPAPGPPPPPPPADAPPPP